The nucleotide sequence CACTTCCAAGACCACGCCTTTAAAGCGTCTAAAATCTTTCATTTTGGCATATGCACATAGTTTTGTGTTTGCGATCGTCACACTCCATTTAATTTTCCTGTAGTCCATTTCACACACGATAGACTCCATTCCCGTTCAGCTCAGAAGACAGGCATGCGAAAGCATTCTTAAACACCACACGATGTTCGTGTTGCCGATTCTGGAATAAAGTCTGATACCCATGTTGTCTAACTTAGAAAACATGTAGTTTTCTACATAAACAACGACCACTTTACGAATCAAATCATCGTTCAAATAAACTCTCGGTTTCAACCTCATAACCGTTCTATAAATCTTTTCCATCTTCTCCAAATCCCCAAAACTAGCATACGCCTCTAGCATTGCCATGACAGTAGAAGCTTCAAGATCCATCTTTTTCGAGATCACAATCCTGTATGTTCTTTCCATCCTCTTGATCAATCTAGCTAGTGAAAACTCCCTAATTAGCAAATTGTAAGTCGACTGATCCGGGAAGCATCCGTTCCATTCCATTCTCTTCACACATTTCGCCATTTCATCATACAAACCATTCTTCGCATACAATTTAATCAGCCCATTATAGATTGAAGCATGTGGCTTCATTTCATTATCTTCCATCACCTTAAGATGAAACAACGCGTCTTCAAATCGATCGCTTTTAACAAAACTGTAGACGATCAAACGGTAAATCTCGGACGATGGCTGCACACCCCAAATATATTTCATCTGGTTTAAAGCCAACACTGCAATATCAACCAATTCCTCCTCAACCAACAGCCTTACAATTCTCTCGTAATTAAACACGCTAACTCGAGATTCGTCTCTGCTAGACCattcatcaaacacctggtgtGCAGCATTCCAATATTACAAAACATGGAAATTTAACAATGTAAAGCTCAATTCCCCCAAACGGGTACCCTTTCAATTCATCTAACAAACAAAATTCAAAACAAATCAACATTCACGTGAAGAATCTGGTTCGATCTTGAGGTTTGATTGAGGAATCCAACAACAGCCCAGAAGAGTTCTTTGCTCCAATCTCCATCTTCTTCGAGAATCCGAACTAGGTCAGAGTCTTTATGCTTGAGCTTCTCGAATAGAGTTCGTTTGAGGGTCCAATTTTTGTGGAGATCGTCGTATTGGACTGTGTTTTGTTTGTAGGAGGTGGTTTTACGACGTGGGATATGTGCTGAAGGAGGGAGTTTGGATGAACGAGAGAATTGGGGTTTTGTAGGTGTTAGGGCTCTGGTTGAGGGTTTgggaagaactagggttttacaGAGGAAGATTTGTCAGTAATGTCATGGGAGGAAGGAGCATCTCCATGGCAGTTCAGGCATCATCCTTCATTCATCCAAAGGGCGATTTAAAAGACCCGCTTGATTAGTTCTTCAACCCTATTTCACCCACTCTAATTTTTCACTTGACCCGTAATGACCCGTTCCAGGCttttcattttatctattttgacccattttgacccatcAAAAATATTATTAAACCCAAAACAACCCAAAAGCTTGTTATTATGACCCAAATGGACCCAAACTCAGCTTAATGGGTTACTTTTGCCAGGCCTACACTTGAGGATGTACAAGGTCAAATTGATTCATAGATTCTATCCCTTGTAGAAGAATATTTTTTAGAACACAGATTATTCTGC is from Helianthus annuus cultivar XRQ/B chromosome 9, HanXRQr2.0-SUNRISE, whole genome shotgun sequence and encodes:
- the LOC118481968 gene encoding pentatricopeptide repeat-containing protein At4g14190, chloroplastic-like produces the protein MKYIWGVQPSSEIYRLIVYSFVKSDRFEDALFHLKVMEDNEMKPHASIYNGLIKLYAKNGLYDEMAKCVKRMEWNGCFPDQSTYNLLIREFSLARLIKRMERTYRIVISKKMDLEASTVMAMLEAYASFGDLEKMEKIYRTVMRLKPRVYLNDDLIRKVVVVYVENYMFSKLDNMGIRLYSRIGNTNIVWCLRMLSHACLLS